Proteins co-encoded in one Planctomycetia bacterium genomic window:
- a CDS encoding fatty acid desaturase: protein MQLERTDRAGGHVRDDHVSATCLEADPTEPRAAGNPRELKRVLADHRGPSKSAAVWQLVTTLLLFVIGWACMWACLPYGYWISLLIAVPTAGMLMRLFILQHDCGHGAMFASTKVNRLVGVALSALSLTPYQCWRRQHAQHHATNGQLDHRGVGDVTMHTLEEYRALSTRDRWIYRIYRHPLILFGIGPLLYFGVYQRLPGRVPKDWPRERMSVHGTNLLLAAVFAAMAWLVGPLVFLKLHLPVLAMAASAGSWLFFVQHQFNPSYWEHDDDWDYHRAAIDGSSFLDLPRPLRWLTANIGYHHIHHLDSRIPNYALPACHAAHSDLRKVERLTLVSALRCSRLKIWDEEARELLTFRQAKRRLQLPAHRRVDLAAK, encoded by the coding sequence ATGCAATTGGAACGCACGGACCGCGCTGGCGGCCACGTCAGGGATGATCATGTGAGTGCGACTTGCCTGGAGGCCGATCCCACCGAGCCACGCGCCGCGGGAAACCCGCGGGAACTGAAACGCGTATTGGCCGATCATCGCGGCCCCAGCAAGTCGGCCGCCGTCTGGCAGTTGGTCACGACGCTGCTGCTGTTCGTCATCGGCTGGGCGTGCATGTGGGCCTGCCTGCCGTATGGGTATTGGATCTCCCTGTTGATTGCCGTGCCGACTGCGGGCATGCTGATGCGGCTGTTTATCTTGCAGCACGATTGCGGTCACGGGGCGATGTTTGCGTCGACCAAGGTGAATCGCCTGGTGGGCGTGGCACTGAGCGCGCTGTCGCTGACCCCGTATCAATGCTGGCGCCGACAACACGCCCAGCATCATGCCACGAACGGCCAATTGGACCATCGCGGCGTCGGGGACGTGACAATGCACACGCTGGAGGAATATCGAGCGTTGTCTACGCGGGACCGCTGGATATATCGCATCTATCGCCATCCGCTGATTCTGTTCGGAATCGGGCCGCTGCTCTATTTCGGTGTCTATCAACGGCTGCCGGGACGCGTGCCGAAGGACTGGCCGCGCGAGCGAATGAGCGTCCATGGCACCAACTTGCTATTGGCCGCCGTGTTCGCGGCCATGGCCTGGCTGGTCGGCCCGCTCGTGTTCCTGAAGCTGCACCTGCCGGTGCTGGCCATGGCGGCTTCCGCCGGCAGTTGGCTGTTCTTCGTGCAGCATCAGTTCAATCCATCGTATTGGGAACACGACGACGATTGGGACTACCATCGCGCCGCGATCGACGGCAGTTCGTTTCTGGATCTGCCCCGCCCGCTGCGCTGGCTGACCGCCAATATCGGCTATCACCACATCCATCACCTGGATAGCCGGATTCCCAACTACGCCCTCCCCGCCTGCCATGCGGCCCATTCGGACCTGCGAAAGGTTGAACGCCTGACGCTCGTCAGCGCCCTCCGCTGTTCGCGCCTCAAGATTTGGGATGAGGAAGCGCGGGAGCTGCTCACGTTCCGCCAGGCCAAGCGGCGCTTGCAGTTGCCCGCGCATCGGCGCGTCGATCTGGCGGCGAAGTAG
- a CDS encoding 6-pyruvoyl tetrahydropterin synthase family protein translates to MPESYRVRLTKDYLTFSAAHFVTFQGDICEPLHGHNFRVTAELDGPLDRDYFVVDFITALEILRELVKELDHHVLLPTRHALIQVTADDASVEAVFRDRRWVFPRTDCVLLPVENTSSELLARYLGERLLLALPARLGFQPTRLSLEVDECQGQSAVYVWTP, encoded by the coding sequence ATGCCTGAGTCTTATCGCGTCCGGCTCACGAAGGACTATCTGACGTTTAGCGCCGCGCACTTCGTCACCTTTCAGGGCGACATTTGCGAGCCGCTGCACGGGCATAACTTCCGCGTTACGGCCGAATTGGACGGGCCGCTGGATCGCGACTATTTTGTCGTCGACTTTATCACCGCGCTCGAAATCCTGCGCGAGTTGGTCAAAGAGCTGGATCATCACGTATTGCTGCCGACGCGGCATGCGTTGATTCAAGTCACCGCCGACGACGCCAGCGTAGAGGCGGTGTTTCGAGATCGACGGTGGGTGTTCCCACGCACCGATTGCGTGCTGCTGCCGGTGGAGAACACCAGCTCAGAACTGCTGGCGCGCTACTTGGGCGAGCGGCTGCTCCTGGCCCTGCCGGCGCGGTTGGGCTTTCAGCCGACGCGGCTCAGCTTGGAAGTCGACGAATGCCAAGGGCAAAGCGCGGTCTACGTCTGGACGCCATGA
- a CDS encoding chemotaxis protein CheX encodes MKAEYINPFMTSLANAFDTMLNCPVHRGQLTFKSAETPVFEVSGVIGLSGKAVGTVVLSLSKEVAIKAASAMLMMEATELNSDVVDAVGELTNMVAGAAKAKLEELNLSISLPNVIIGLGHEIHFPSNVTPISVPFTCEWGALAIEVGLVPVPEPALV; translated from the coding sequence ATGAAAGCCGAGTACATTAACCCGTTCATGACCTCGTTGGCGAACGCCTTCGACACAATGCTCAACTGCCCTGTGCATCGCGGCCAGTTGACGTTCAAGTCGGCGGAGACGCCGGTGTTCGAAGTGAGCGGCGTGATCGGCCTCTCAGGCAAGGCGGTAGGCACCGTCGTGTTGAGCCTCTCGAAGGAGGTGGCGATCAAAGCCGCCTCGGCGATGCTGATGATGGAAGCCACGGAGCTCAACAGCGACGTGGTCGACGCCGTGGGTGAATTGACCAACATGGTGGCCGGCGCCGCCAAGGCGAAACTGGAAGAGCTGAATCTCTCAATCAGCCTGCCGAACGTGATTATCGGCCTCGGCCACGAAATCCACTTCCCCTCCAACGTGACGCCGATCAGCGTGCCGTTCACCTGTGAATGGGGCGCGTTGGCGATCGAAGTCGGCCTGGTCCCGGTGCCGGAACCGGCGCTCGTGTAG
- a CDS encoding RNA-binding protein yields MGKKLYVGNLSYQVTNSSLEDLFSEHGAVRSAQVIMDRDTGSSKGFAFVEMADDQAAGNAIRALHDKELDGRRLVVNEARPREESPAGRGGFRGRR; encoded by the coding sequence ATGGGAAAGAAGTTGTACGTCGGTAACCTCAGCTACCAGGTCACGAATTCAAGTCTCGAAGACCTCTTCTCCGAGCACGGCGCCGTCCGCTCCGCCCAGGTGATCATGGATCGCGACACGGGCAGCAGCAAGGGCTTCGCGTTCGTCGAAATGGCGGACGATCAGGCCGCCGGCAATGCGATCCGCGCCTTGCACGACAAGGAATTGGACGGCCGCCGCCTGGTCGTCAACGAAGCTCGCCCTCGCGAAGAAAGTCCCGCCGGCCGCGGTGGATTTCGCGGCCGCCGCTAA
- a CDS encoding alpha/beta fold hydrolase codes for MSDWRGLYPFASHTLSLDGCRYHYVDEGRGEPLLLVHGNPTWSFYWRSVILGLRDRYRLVAPDHIGCGLSDKPQDYPYLLAQHVENLKQLVAKLDLRNITLLAHDWGGAIGLGAAVDMPERFARIVLFNTAAFRCPTMPQRIRVCRMPMLGPLAVRGFNAFARAALWMATEKPARFTPDVCAGLLAPYDSWAHRVAIQRFVEDIPMHAGHPSYTTLLHLEERLPTLAGKPISLIWGMRDWCFTPAMLERFREIFPSAETHCFEDAGHYVVEDAHERIVPLVADFLERHPVGAAHRDAVTP; via the coding sequence GTGTCTGACTGGCGCGGCTTGTATCCTTTCGCTTCGCACACCTTGTCGCTCGACGGCTGTCGCTATCACTACGTCGACGAAGGACGCGGCGAACCATTGTTGCTGGTGCATGGCAACCCGACCTGGTCGTTCTACTGGCGTAGTGTGATTCTGGGGCTGCGCGACCGGTATCGACTCGTAGCGCCGGATCACATCGGCTGCGGACTTTCTGATAAACCACAGGACTACCCGTATCTGCTGGCGCAGCACGTCGAGAATCTCAAACAACTCGTTGCGAAGCTCGACCTGCGCAACATCACGCTGCTGGCGCACGACTGGGGCGGCGCGATCGGGCTGGGCGCAGCGGTCGACATGCCGGAGCGATTTGCGCGCATCGTGCTGTTCAATACGGCCGCGTTTCGTTGCCCGACCATGCCGCAGCGGATTCGCGTCTGTCGTATGCCGATGCTCGGGCCGCTCGCCGTCCGCGGCTTCAACGCCTTCGCCCGGGCCGCGCTCTGGATGGCCACGGAAAAGCCGGCACGATTCACGCCCGACGTTTGCGCCGGCTTGTTGGCGCCCTACGACAGTTGGGCGCATCGCGTGGCGATTCAACGCTTCGTCGAAGATATTCCCATGCACGCCGGGCATCCGAGCTACACGACGCTGTTGCATCTTGAAGAGCGACTGCCGACGCTCGCTGGAAAGCCGATCTCGCTCATTTGGGGTATGCGCGATTGGTGCTTTACGCCGGCGATGCTGGAACGCTTCCGCGAGATTTTTCCCTCGGCGGAAACGCATTGTTTTGAGGACGCGGGGCACTACGTCGTGGAGGACGCGCACGAGCGCATCGTGCCGCTCGTGGCCGATTTCCTTGAGCGGCATCCGGTCGGCGCAGCCCATCGGGATGCGGTCACGCCATGA
- the mgtE gene encoding magnesium transporter: MTNTLYLPELREMLAEGNAVELHEFCVALHPARTAEFMEGLTAAEAWRVLQHTDPASQVEIFRYFELPRQVEMFETVALEEMAKFISGLPADERVDILSEVQPEIVQALLPLIPVDERRDIMRLAAYPEGTAGAMMTTRFARLSESETAAQALDHVRRQADLLETIYYLYVVDKDDHLRGLVSLRQLVLTEPESLVRDIMRRDAISVDVTADQELVAQKFAKFDFLALPVVDSEHHLLGIVTHDDAIDVVVEEATEDAQRIGGVNPLSTGYIDTKLFELAWKRGVWLMILFFGALLTAFALKRYEHSIDEVAWLVLFLPLIISSGGNTGSQSATLIITALSTGDITLRDWWRVVKREIATGLILGTFLGAIGYVVATTIGAMMGTGAPSPRHAVVIPITLVLVVICGTLSGSMLPLLFRRLGLDPAIMSNPFVSCICDIVGIVIYMQVAIFWLH, from the coding sequence ATGACCAATACCCTCTATCTGCCGGAACTCCGCGAGATGCTGGCGGAGGGGAACGCGGTCGAGCTCCATGAGTTCTGCGTGGCGCTCCATCCAGCGCGAACGGCCGAGTTCATGGAGGGGCTGACCGCGGCGGAAGCCTGGCGGGTGTTGCAACACACCGATCCTGCCAGCCAGGTCGAAATCTTCCGTTATTTCGAGCTGCCCCGGCAGGTCGAAATGTTCGAGACCGTCGCCCTCGAGGAAATGGCCAAGTTCATCTCCGGGCTGCCGGCGGACGAACGCGTCGACATTCTGAGCGAGGTCCAGCCGGAGATCGTGCAGGCGCTGCTGCCGTTGATTCCAGTCGACGAACGGCGCGACATCATGCGCCTGGCGGCGTACCCTGAGGGCACGGCCGGCGCAATGATGACGACGCGGTTCGCCCGACTCAGCGAATCGGAAACCGCGGCCCAGGCGCTCGACCACGTGCGCCGCCAAGCCGATCTGCTCGAAACGATTTACTATCTTTACGTGGTGGACAAAGACGATCACTTGCGCGGCCTGGTGTCGTTGCGACAGTTGGTCCTGACCGAACCTGAGTCGCTGGTGCGCGACATCATGCGCCGCGACGCGATTTCCGTTGACGTGACGGCCGACCAGGAGTTGGTCGCGCAGAAGTTCGCCAAGTTCGACTTTCTAGCCTTGCCGGTCGTCGACTCGGAACATCATTTGCTCGGCATCGTCACGCATGACGACGCGATCGACGTCGTGGTTGAAGAGGCCACCGAGGATGCGCAGCGGATCGGCGGCGTGAATCCGTTGAGCACCGGCTATATCGACACGAAGCTGTTCGAGCTGGCCTGGAAACGCGGCGTCTGGCTGATGATCTTGTTCTTCGGCGCGCTGCTTACCGCCTTCGCGCTCAAGCGCTACGAGCACTCCATCGACGAAGTCGCCTGGCTGGTGCTGTTCCTGCCGCTGATCATTTCCAGCGGTGGCAACACCGGCAGCCAATCGGCGACGCTCATCATCACCGCGCTCTCCACCGGGGACATCACGCTCCGGGACTGGTGGCGCGTCGTCAAACGCGAAATCGCCACTGGTTTAATCCTCGGCACATTCCTGGGCGCGATCGGTTACGTAGTCGCCACGACCATCGGCGCCATGATGGGCACTGGCGCTCCGAGTCCGCGCCACGCGGTCGTGATTCCCATCACGCTCGTGCTCGTGGTCATCTGCGGCACGCTGTCCGGCTCGATGTTGCCGCTGTTGTTTCGGCGGTTGGGACTCGATCCCGCGATCATGAGCAATCCCTTCGTGTCCTGCATTTGCGACATCGTCGGCATCGT
- a CDS encoding triphosphoribosyl-dephospho-CoA synthase has translation MSRSNTSGAPKLSVGQSAALACLIEATAPKPGNVHRGADFAEMSYPDFCASALAISPAIDAAANGLRVGAAILQAIQATRALVGKNTNLGTVLLIAPLAAVPGEASLASGVRDVLAALNAEDCRDVYAAIRLAQPGGMGRVDEADLAAPPPDDLLAAMRLAADRDLVAKQYVDGFHLVLNEAAPMILAGVERDWNLLEAVVHAQLRLMSAYPDSLIARKCSAEVARQAADHADTVLALGSPGEVAYEDGLADLDFWLRSDGYQRNPGTTADLLAAGLFALLRDGKLKPPLELVQKRE, from the coding sequence ATGAGCCGATCGAATACCAGTGGCGCCCCGAAGCTGAGCGTCGGACAATCCGCGGCGCTGGCGTGTTTGATCGAAGCCACCGCGCCCAAGCCCGGCAACGTGCATCGCGGCGCCGATTTCGCCGAGATGAGTTATCCGGACTTCTGCGCAAGCGCCCTGGCGATTTCGCCGGCCATCGACGCTGCGGCAAATGGGCTGCGTGTCGGCGCGGCGATCCTGCAGGCGATCCAGGCGACCCGCGCGCTCGTTGGTAAGAACACCAATCTCGGCACGGTGCTGCTGATCGCGCCCCTGGCGGCCGTGCCGGGTGAAGCGTCGCTCGCCTCCGGCGTCCGTGACGTGCTGGCGGCGCTCAACGCTGAAGATTGCCGCGACGTTTATGCGGCGATTCGCCTGGCGCAACCGGGCGGCATGGGACGCGTCGACGAAGCCGACCTTGCCGCGCCACCGCCGGACGATCTGCTCGCGGCAATGCGACTCGCGGCGGACCGGGACCTTGTCGCAAAGCAATACGTCGACGGCTTCCATCTGGTGTTGAACGAAGCCGCGCCGATGATTTTAGCCGGCGTCGAGCGCGACTGGAATCTGCTGGAGGCCGTCGTCCACGCGCAGCTACGCTTAATGAGCGCGTATCCAGATAGCCTGATCGCGCGGAAGTGTAGCGCGGAAGTAGCGCGGCAGGCCGCCGATCACGCCGACACTGTTTTGGCACTAGGCTCCCCGGGCGAAGTGGCCTACGAAGACGGCCTGGCCGACCTGGACTTCTGGCTCCGCTCCGACGGCTACCAAAGAAACCCCGGCACTACGGCGGACCTGCTCGCCGCAGGGCTGTTTGCATTACTTCGCGACGGAAAGCTCAAGCCGCCGCTGGAGTTGGTGCAGAAAAGGGAGTAG
- a CDS encoding APC family permease — protein MSDASQPHLERGLNTLHATSLNVANMLGAGPFITIPVFLATMHGPQAMIGWVIAMILVMCDGLIWAELGAAFPGSGGTYHYLRTVFAGSTWGRLLPFLFVWQFLVSGTLEVASGYIATSNFMSSLAPAYAEHMKVLGVPEKVVVGLPASLMVFAIFLTLRQRIRSLGWLSAVLVLGVLAAVGTVIVLGLKNFDASLITFPENAWKLDGKFVMGLGGAMTVAVYDYLGYYNICHLGDEVRQPEKTIPRAILSSIAIVAAIYMTMNISFIGVVPWQEAVKEGTLAHQNIAAAFMQKLYGERAANAFTLLIIWTCLAGLFAMSIGYSRILYAAAKNGDFFAPFAKLHPTRGFPGPALALLSALTAFFCFFPLSVVIDGAVTVRILIQFIGQIFAIHVARKRGMQLPFRMWLYPLPSLLALFGWVFLLATSKKEALLLMAAVYVSGWLVFVLRENVQRRT, from the coding sequence ATGTCCGACGCTTCTCAGCCGCATCTTGAACGGGGACTCAACACGCTGCATGCCACGTCGCTCAACGTGGCCAATATGTTGGGGGCCGGGCCGTTTATCACGATTCCCGTGTTTCTGGCCACGATGCACGGGCCGCAGGCGATGATCGGCTGGGTCATCGCCATGATCCTGGTGATGTGCGACGGGCTGATCTGGGCGGAATTGGGCGCGGCGTTTCCCGGCAGCGGCGGGACATATCACTATTTGCGCACCGTGTTCGCAGGTTCCACGTGGGGACGACTGCTGCCATTTTTGTTTGTCTGGCAATTTCTCGTCTCCGGCACGCTCGAAGTGGCTTCGGGCTACATCGCCACGTCGAATTTCATGAGCAGTCTGGCCCCAGCTTACGCCGAGCACATGAAAGTTCTTGGCGTACCTGAGAAGGTAGTTGTGGGCTTACCCGCGAGCTTGATGGTGTTTGCCATCTTTCTGACGCTGCGCCAGCGGATTCGATCGCTCGGCTGGTTGAGCGCCGTGCTGGTGTTGGGCGTGCTCGCGGCCGTGGGCACGGTGATCGTCTTGGGATTGAAGAACTTCGACGCCTCGCTGATCACCTTTCCGGAAAACGCCTGGAAACTCGACGGCAAGTTTGTCATGGGCCTCGGCGGCGCGATGACCGTCGCGGTGTATGACTACCTCGGCTACTACAACATCTGCCATCTGGGCGACGAGGTGCGGCAGCCGGAGAAGACGATTCCGCGCGCGATTTTGTCCTCGATCGCGATCGTGGCCGCGATCTACATGACGATGAACATCTCGTTCATCGGCGTCGTGCCCTGGCAGGAGGCGGTGAAGGAAGGCACGCTCGCGCACCAAAACATCGCCGCCGCGTTCATGCAAAAGCTCTACGGCGAACGGGCGGCGAATGCGTTTACCTTGCTGATCATTTGGACCTGCCTGGCGGGGCTGTTCGCGATGTCGATCGGCTATTCGCGGATTCTGTACGCGGCGGCCAAAAACGGCGACTTTTTCGCGCCATTCGCGAAGCTGCATCCCACGCGCGGGTTTCCCGGTCCGGCGCTCGCGCTGTTGAGTGCTTTGACGGCATTCTTTTGTTTCTTCCCGCTGAGCGTGGTCATCGACGGCGCGGTGACCGTGCGAATCTTGATTCAATTCATCGGGCAGATCTTTGCGATCCACGTCGCGCGCAAGCGGGGAATGCAGTTGCCGTTTCGCATGTGGCTCTATCCCTTGCCAAGCTTATTGGCGCTCTTCGGCTGGGTGTTTCTGCTCGCCACTTCAAAAAAGGAAGCGCTCCTGCTGATGGCCGCCGTGTACGTCAGCGGGTGGCTGGTGTTTGTGCTGCGTGAAAATGTCCAACGCCGCACCTAA